Proteins found in one Salvia splendens isolate huo1 chromosome 10, SspV2, whole genome shotgun sequence genomic segment:
- the LOC121752447 gene encoding calmodulin-binding receptor-like cytoplasmic kinase 3, with product MEMKLVLLTLCLLVGSTLTAASGSLEHETDCGKYHVTNSDDPSSQLFYIDGKLVERYLFCKAMHEYRERQCFVHENVRDKYCQSLEKLHLLSGRKSLHTVARDGYSDIDSDKTTLGRKEKYHNPLLKPKVLAMAVPAFFLLCCTLICPCFQARKKDTDHTVLSKEPNSTDSVSSLEMNPILEKFVGSPQRVPPSPLRVPPSPSRFSMSPKLNRVGSVHMNMHQVMKATQNFSSSLQIGEGGYGTVYKGELPDGQVVAIKRARKEHFEALRTEFRSEVELLAKIEHRNLVKLLGYLEKGNERLIITEYVPNGTLREYLDGNKGKILDFNQRLEIAIDVAHGLTYLHLYAEKQIIHRDVKSSNILLTESLRAKVADFGFAKLGDDADKTHVSTKVKGTVGYLDPEYMKTYQLTTKSDVYSFGILLIEILTGRRPVDLKRVPDERVAVKWVFRKYNEGRFWEMVDPLMHEKIDKEILAKMFGLAIHCVAPTRADRPDMKAVGEQLWGIRIDYFKSERRE from the exons ATGGAAATGAAACTAGTTTTGCTAACATTGTGCTTACTCGTGGGATCTACGTTAACAGCTGCCTCTGGGTCGCTGGAGCATGAAACGGATTGTGGAAAGTACCATGTTACTAACTCAGATGATCCTAGTAGCCAACTCTTCTATATTGACGGAAAATTGGTAGAGAGGTATTTATTTTGTAAGGCTATGCACGAGTATCGTGAGAGACAATGCTTTGTTCATGAAAATGTCAGAGATAAGTACTGCCAGTCATTAG AGAAACTGCATTTGCTGTCCGGTAGAAAATCCCTCCACACTGTTGCTAGAGACGGATATAGTGATATTGATTCTGATAAAACGACTTTGGGTAGGAAGGAGAAGTATCATAATCCTCTATTAAAACCAAAAGTGCTAGCCATGGCAGTGCCGGCTTTCTTTCTTCTGTGTTGTACTTTGATCTGTCCGTGTTTTCAAGCAAGGAAAAAGGATACTGATCATACTGTTCTCTCCAAGGAACCAAATTCAA CTGATTCAGTTTCATCTTTAGAAATGAATCCTATACTTGAAAAGTTTGTCGGAAGCCCACAAAGAGTGCCGCCGAGTCCCTTGAGAGTTCCCCCAAGTCCTTCAAGATTTTCAATGTCTCCGAAACTCAATAGGGTTGGATCTGTTCATATGAATATGCACCAAGTTATGAAGGCGACCCAaaatttttcttcttcattacAAATAGGTGAAGGAGGGTATGGGACTGTGTACAAGGGTGAACTACCAGATGGCCAGGTTGTTGCTATCAAACGAGCAAGAAAG GAACATTTTGAAGCCCTGAGGACTGAGTTCCGGAGTGAAGTCGAACTTCTGGCTAAAATTGAGCATCGCAACCTAGTAAAGCTCCTAGGTTATCTTGAAAAAGGAAACGAACGTCTGATCATCACAGAGTATGTGCCCAATGGTACCCTTAGGGAATATTTAGATG GGAACAAGGGAAAGATATTGGATTTCAATCAGCGTCTCGAGATTGCCATCGATGTTGCTCATGGCCTAACGTATCTCCATCTATATGCCG AGAAGCAGATAATCCACAGGGACGTTAAGTCTTCAAACATTCTGCTGACAGAGAGCTTGAGAGCCAAAGTTGCAGATTTTGGATTTGCTAAGCTGGGTGACGACGCGGACAAAACTCACGTATCGACCAAAGTAAAGGGGACAGTGGGTTACCTTGATCCTGAGTATATGAAGACGTATCAACTCACAACAAAGAGCGATGTGTACTCGTTCGGGATACTGCTTATAGAGATATTAACCGGGCGTCGGCCTGTAGACCTCAAGAGAGTCCCGGATGAGAGGGTGGCGGTGAAATGG GTTTTTCGCAAGTACAATGAAGGGAGATTCTGGGAGATGGTGGATCCGCTGATGCATGAGAAGATAGATAAGGAGATCTTGGCGAAGATGTTTGGTTTGGCGATACATTGCGTGGCGCCAACGAGAGCAGACCGGCCGGATATGAAAGCCGTGGGAGAGCAGCTGTGGGGGATTAGAATAGACTACTTCAAGAGTGAGAGGAGAGAGTGA